Proteins from a single region of Theobroma cacao cultivar B97-61/B2 chromosome 10, Criollo_cocoa_genome_V2, whole genome shotgun sequence:
- the LOC18586624 gene encoding protein PIN-LIKES 3 has protein sequence MGFLNLFIVAVMPVLKIILITAIGLLLALDRMKLLGPEAKHHLNNIVFYVFSPALAASSLAETMTFKSFTTLWFMPVNILITFVLGSALAWLIIKITRTPKHLQGIVIGCCSAGNMGNLPLVMVPALCEEPRNPFGDPSVCSRNAKPYASLSLSIGVIFMWSYVYGIMRMYANKSIESSTTGLNSPRDTSETVSGSCTQAALPSSDCNTSHLPRTISSESSTRMSGLMKIMMRIKMISGKIDLKKMFAPAAIAAIVGFIIGAASPIRKLMIGNSAPLRVIDGCAHILGEATIPCVTLIMGANLLIGLKGSDVSRSVIIGIIAVRNIFLPLSGIGVVKAAQHFGLVGSDSLYQFVLLLQYAVPPAMSVGTMTQFFQLGQGETSVIMLWTYAVAAVTLALWSTFFMWLLT, from the exons ATGGGGTTTCTGAATCTTTTCATTGTGGCAGTAATGCCAGttctaaaaataatattgattACTGCTATTGGCTTGTTGCTTGCTTTGGATCGCATGAAGCTCTTGGGACCGGAGGCAAAACACCATTTGAACaat ATTGTATTCTATGTGTTCAGTCCTGCACTTGCGGCCAGCAGCTTAGCTGAAACAATGACTTTCAAAAGTTTCACAACCTT GTGGTTCATGCCGGTGAATATCTTGATAACATTCGTTTTGGGTTCAGCACTAGCTTGGCTTATCATAAAAATCACTAGAACTCCTAAACACCTTCAGGGTATTGTCATTGGTTGCTGTTCTGCAG GAAATATGGGAAACCTGCCTCTCGTTATGGTTCCTGCTCTCTGTGAGGAACCACGTAATCCATTCGGAGATCCATCTGTTTGCTCTAGAAATGCTAAGCCATATGCTTCTTTATCTTTATCG ATTGGAGTCATTTTTATGTGGTCATATGTGTATGGTATCATGCGCATGTATGCAAATAAAAGCATTGAAAGCTCCACCACCGGACTCAATTCTCCAAGAGACACATCTGAAACAGTTTCAGGGAGTTGCACACAAGCTGCCCTACCTTCAAGTGATTGCAACACTTCTCACCTGCCTCGCACCATTTCCAGTGAAAGCAGTACAAGG ATGTCAGGTTTGATGAAGATAATGATGCGTATCAAGATGATTTCGGGAAAGATTGACCTAAAGAAGATGTTTGCACCAGCAGCAATTGCAGCG ATTGTTGGGTTCATCATCGGGGCAGCCTCTCCAATCCGAAAACTAATGATTGGTAATAGTGCTCCTCTTCGTGTAATTGATGGTTGTGCACATATACTGGG GGAGGCAACAATTCCATGTGTAACCTTGATAATGGGGGCAAACCTTCTGATAG GTTTAAAAGGATCAGATGTAAGCCGGAGTGTGATTATAGGGATTATAGCAGTGAGGAACATCTTCTTGCCCCTCTCGGGGATCGGTGTTGTTAAAGCTGCTCAACATTTTGGCTTGGTTGGCTCAGATTCCTTATATCAATTCGTTCTTTTGCTTCAGTATGCCGTTCCCCCTGCAATGAGTGTAG GTACAATGACACAATTTTTTCAGCTTGGTCAAGGTGAAACTTCAGTGATTATGCTATGGACTTATGCTGTAGCCGCAGTCACCCTCGCACTTTGGTCAACCTTTTTCATGTGGCTTCTAACTTGA